A genomic region of Balaenoptera acutorostrata chromosome 4, mBalAcu1.1, whole genome shotgun sequence contains the following coding sequences:
- the NME9 gene encoding thioredoxin domain-containing protein 6 produces the protein MGRYQFCLTRWALVPAERSCFLVPRSRRRLPRLVRPLHARGEPLPEDEDRDFYPCSLKGNFQQTFTQAEADCLDVLEKYRGRCEPTFLFYAGGELVALVRGANAPLLQKTIREQLQAEKRVLAEGRERRVIKDEALSDEDECFSHEKEDGDDEDAVSSEKACTLAVIKPDAVVHGKTDEIIMKIQEAGFDILTNEERTMTEAEMRLFYQHRAGEEAFEQLVHHMCSGPSRLLILTRTEGTEDVVTAWQTLMGPCDPDVARREQPDSLRAQHGTEMPFNAVHGSRDSEDARRELALLFPSFKFSDQVPEAPLGLEAEGEGPGEALCSPEDVDEAARDQGEAVR, from the exons ATGGGCAGGTATCAATTTTGCCTGACGCGCTGGGCGCTGGTGCCCGCTGAGCGCTCCTGCTTCTTGGTCCCACGCAGTCGTCGACGTCTACCAAGGCTGGTGCGGCCCCTGCACGCCCGTGGTGAGCCTCTTCCAGAAGATGAGGATCGAG ATTTCTATCCTTGCTCCTTAAAGGGGAACTTTCAGCAAACGTTTACTCAG GCAGAGGCAGACTGTCTTGATGTCCTTGAAAAATACAGAGGGAGGTGCGAGCCGACCTTTCTGTTTTATGCA GGAGGGGAGCTGGTGGCACTGGTTAGAGGAGCAAATGCCCCGCTGCTGCAGAAAACCATCCGAGAGCAGCTGCAGGCTGAAAAGAGGGTGCTGGCCGAAGGCAGAGAACGGAGAGTG ATTAAAGATGAGGCTCTTTCTGACGAAGATGAATGTTTTTCCCACGAAAAGGAAGATGGTGACGATGAGGATGCGG TGTCATCAGAGAAGGCCTGCACCTTGGCAGTCATTAAACCAGATGCAGTGGTCCATGGGAAGACGGATGAGATTATCATGAAG atccaggaagctgggtttgacattttaacaaatgaagagagaaCCATGACAGAAGCAGAAATGCGACTTTTCTACCAACACAGAGCTGGAGAG GAGGCATTTGAGCAGCTGGTACATCACATGTGCAGTGGACCGAGCCGCCTCCTGATCCTCACCAGGACTGAGGGCACCGAGGATGTGGTCACCGCCTGGCAAACCCTCATGGGACCCTGTGACCCCGATGTGGCAAGGAGGGAGCAGCCTGACAG TCTCCGGGCTCAGCATGGCACAGAAATGCCCTTTAATGCGGTCCACGGAAGCCGGGACTCGGAAGATGCCCGCCGGGAACTGGCACTGCTCTTCCCCAGTTTTAAGTTTTCAGACCAGGTTCCGGAAGCCCCTCTGG GCCTCGAGGCCGAAGGAGAGGGCCCCGGTGAGGCGCTGTGCTCCCCCGAGGACGTGGACGAGGCGGCCCGCGACCAGGGTGAGGCCGTGAGATGA